The sequence below is a genomic window from Tenacibaculum tangerinum.
AGTATGGATTACTACTCTCAAAAACAATTTGGAACTACCGATTTAAGTAATCCTAATGCCCCTACTATCGAAGTTGAAACAAATATTTTCAATGCACGTATTAGCAATAGTTTTACAGTATCTAAAAAATTACGTTTACAATTATTTGCCATGTATAGAGGCGCAAACGAAGATATTCAATGGAATGTCGCCCATATGAAAATGGTTAACCTAGGTGCTAATTATAGCATATTGAAGGGCAAAGGAGATCTTAACTTTAGAGTAAACGATATTTTTAATACAATGAGGTTCAAATTTGATTCTGAAAGACCTTTCGTTCAAAATGGGCGTTTTAAATGGGAAAGTAGAACGGCTTATATCGGGTTTAACTACAGATTCGGCGGGGGTAAAAACAAGGCTCGTGCTAGAAAACAACGTGATACTAATGAGAAACAAGGAGGTGGAGGCTTCCTATAGGATTAGTTTTTATTAATTATTTGAAAAAAAACGAAGTTAGCTGCTTCGTTTTTTTTATTTTTAGCAAAATTTAATCCCCCGAATACATGAAAAGATTGCTAACCTTCTTGTTGCTTCTTAGCTCCTATTTTTGTATTTCACAAAATTTAGAGCTTACAGGAACTATTTTAGATAAAAAAAACAATCAACCAATTCCTTTCGTTACAGTTACTTGTAAAAATGATTCCAATAAAATACTTACAGGCGGTATTTCTGATGAAAAAGGTGCGTTTACTGTTAAAAAACTTCCAAAAGGGAAAACTACAGTAACCTTTCAATTTATTGGGTATAAAACGCTCGATAAAAAGATAGACTTAACAAAGAATAGCCACATAGGTACAATTTATCTTAAAGAAAATACTACCGAGTTAGATGAAGTTGAAGTAACTGCTGAAACTTCTATTATCCTTCAAAAAATTGACAGAAAAATTATCAATGTAGGAAACGATTTAATAGCTACTGGCGCTACTTCTTTAGAAATGCTTGAAAACATTCCTTCTGTAGATGTCAATCAACTTTCAGGAACAGTAAGTTTGCGCGGTAATGAAAATGTTAGAGTTTTAGTGAACGGAAAACCGTCTAACTTAAATACTACTCAATTATTAAAACAGATACCCTCAAACTCGGTAAAAAGTGTGGAGATTATTACAAACCCTTCAGCAAAACACACGCCCGAAGGCATGAGTGGTATTATCAACATCATTCTTAAAAAAAATACTACCATTGGATTTAACGGAAATCTGACTGCTGGTGTGAAGCGAAGTAGAAATACCAGACCCGATATTGCCCTAAATACCAACTATAAAGTTGGTATTACTAATTTTTACCTTAACTACAATACCAGTTGGGGAGACTATGAAACGTTTAATAACTTGGAAAGACTGGATAAGGATTTAGATCAAAATATTTATTTTCTAAATAATTCTATGAATCACAATATAAAATTTGGGATAGATATAGATATTACTCCAAAAAGTATATTATCAATGTATACTTTTCAAAATTTTGACGATAACAGTTTAGCAACGAACACCATAGTAAAAGAAAACAACACTGTAAGCTTCGATAACAGAAGTTTCTCTGACTATAATCAAAAAGATGAAACGTATAATATTGACTATGTGTATAATTTTGATGACAAGGGACAGAATTTAGAAATTGAACTCAATCACTCGATTACGAGAAACCCAGAAAAAACTAGGAATAAAGAACTCATCAATCCTAATTCAAAAGAATATAACTACACCAACGATATTAAAGATACACGAAAACTTTGGTTGTTAAATATTGATTATGTAAAACCTATAACCTCTGGAAAACTAGAATTCGGAGTTGAATTTAGAAAACAAGATTTTTACAACCTCATACTTACCAATAGAGAAACCGTAAATGAATCTAATACCTTACAACCTGTTGGAAATACAAATTTGAATTACGACCGTACTATCTATTCAGGATACGCTAATTTTAATAAAGAAATTAACAAATTTTCTATTCAGGCAGGCATTAGGGTCGAACAGTTTAATTTGGACGCTCTTTTTAAAAACACCGAGCAAGGAAATACTGCTTTAAAAGATGCGCTGTTTAGTTGGTATCCTTCAGCGTCAGTTCTATATAGCGTTACTGAAAAAGACAAATTACAATTTGCTTACAGTAGAAGAGTTGACAGACCTTCTGCATACCAAGTAACTCCTATTCAAGAATGGTTTTCTCCTTTGACAATATCTAGGGGAAACATCAACTTAACCCCTCAATTTACCAATTCTATAGAGTTGAGTTATACCAGAAACCTTACCAAAGGATACATTTCTTTCGGTTCATTTTACCGAAGAACAAGCGATAAAATTGGGCGTTTATTACAACAAGATGAACAAAACCCAGACAGAACCATTATTTCATTTACCAATTACGATTATGCCGATAGTTATGGTATCGAATTATCAGCAAGTTTTAAACCTATGAAATGGTGGACTCTAGGAACTTCTTTTGAAACTTACATTCAAGATTCTCAAGGAATTTTAAATGGAAACTTAGAATCTATTGAAAACCGCCTTTTAAAAGGAAGAATAAGCAATTCCTTTAAAGCTTCTAAAAAGTTAAGCTTTCAATTATCTGGAACTTATAGGGGTAAAAGTGAAAACATACAATACACCGTACAACCCTATACAATGATTAACGCAGGAGCTAGACTAAAAGTTTTCAATAGTAAAGGAACTATTACCTTAAGAGGGATTGATATTTTTAACAATG
It includes:
- a CDS encoding TonB-dependent receptor domain-containing protein, with product MKRLLTFLLLLSSYFCISQNLELTGTILDKKNNQPIPFVTVTCKNDSNKILTGGISDEKGAFTVKKLPKGKTTVTFQFIGYKTLDKKIDLTKNSHIGTIYLKENTTELDEVEVTAETSIILQKIDRKIINVGNDLIATGATSLEMLENIPSVDVNQLSGTVSLRGNENVRVLVNGKPSNLNTTQLLKQIPSNSVKSVEIITNPSAKHTPEGMSGIINIILKKNTTIGFNGNLTAGVKRSRNTRPDIALNTNYKVGITNFYLNYNTSWGDYETFNNLERLDKDLDQNIYFLNNSMNHNIKFGIDIDITPKSILSMYTFQNFDDNSLATNTIVKENNTVSFDNRSFSDYNQKDETYNIDYVYNFDDKGQNLEIELNHSITRNPEKTRNKELINPNSKEYNYTNDIKDTRKLWLLNIDYVKPITSGKLEFGVEFRKQDFYNLILTNRETVNESNTLQPVGNTNLNYDRTIYSGYANFNKEINKFSIQAGIRVEQFNLDALFKNTEQGNTALKDALFSWYPSASVLYSVTEKDKLQFAYSRRVDRPSAYQVTPIQEWFSPLTISRGNINLTPQFTNSIELSYTRNLTKGYISFGSFYRRTSDKIGRLLQQDEQNPDRTIISFTNYDYADSYGIELSASFKPMKWWTLGTSFETYIQDSQGILNGNLESIENRLLKGRISNSFKASKKLSFQLSGTYRGKSENIQYTVQPYTMINAGARLKVFNSKGTITLRGIDIFNNVNLDYTSNNPFPQKGKYILENNSVYLGFSYHFGSGKNKSKGRKYRDSNESEGGLF